From the Hymenobacter yonginensis genome, one window contains:
- a CDS encoding glycoside hydrolase family 3 N-terminal domain-containing protein: protein MTFSRFVVLTLLTSLAAPTAIHAQKARPRQPARTAKTARPAAAPLTEATIARQVDALLAQMTLEEKVGQMTQVTIDAVTQGKNRYSSDEPLALDPADLQKVLVDYKIGSVLNSANNRARTPELWYTTVKQMQDVATQKTRLKIPIIYGIDAVHGETYTAGATMFPQEIAQAASRNRALVRRGAEISAYETRASNIPWAFSPVLDLGSDARSPRQWETFGEDPYLISELGVQMVRGYEGDPNNIGDPTKVASSIKHFLGYQVPQSGKDRTNAYISDEALYEYHVPPFRAAVAAGAHTIMINSGLINGVPMHANYALLTKLLKQDLGFKGLAVTDWQDIENLYTRDHFAKDQKDAIRLAINAGIDMSMVPYQYEQFCDNLVALVKEGQVKQERIDDAVRRVLRVKYALNLFQQPNTNRQDYPLFGSKEHEQASYQMAAEAITLLKNTDNILPLKKTSKVLLAGPNANSMRTLNGAWTYSWQGEKTEEFAQQYNTILEAVQKEIGAQNVQHVPGVSYKMDGKYYEEYADKLDEAVAAARNVDVVLLCLGENSYVEKPGDLNDLYLSDLQTQLAQRLLATGKPVVLVLNEGRPRVISRIEPGMKAVVQTYLPGNFGGDALADILFGDVNPSGKLPYTYPRYPNALISYIHKYAEEQSKAEGAYNYEADYNPQYKFGDGLSYTTFRYANLTVDKASLPKTGQLTVSVQVTNSGARAGQEAVHLYSSDLYASLVAPDMRRLRRFEKVNLKPGETRTVTFTLPVSELSYAGPDGKPVLEAGEFELRIADQTTKFMVTE, encoded by the coding sequence ATGACTTTCTCCCGCTTTGTTGTGCTTACGCTGCTGACCAGCCTGGCCGCGCCCACTGCCATCCACGCCCAGAAGGCCCGACCCCGCCAGCCGGCCCGCACCGCCAAAACTGCCCGGCCGGCCGCAGCCCCGCTCACCGAAGCCACCATTGCCCGGCAGGTAGATGCCCTGCTGGCCCAGATGACGCTGGAAGAAAAAGTGGGCCAGATGACCCAGGTGACCATCGACGCCGTGACGCAGGGCAAGAACCGCTACAGCTCCGACGAGCCGCTGGCCCTCGACCCCGCCGACCTGCAGAAGGTGCTCGTGGACTACAAAATCGGCTCGGTGTTGAACTCGGCCAACAACCGCGCCCGCACGCCCGAACTCTGGTACACCACCGTGAAGCAGATGCAGGACGTGGCCACCCAGAAAACCCGCCTCAAAATCCCGATTATCTACGGTATTGATGCCGTGCACGGCGAAACCTACACGGCCGGGGCCACCATGTTTCCGCAGGAAATAGCGCAGGCTGCCAGCCGCAACCGTGCCTTGGTGCGCCGCGGCGCCGAAATATCGGCCTACGAAACCCGCGCCAGCAACATCCCGTGGGCCTTTTCGCCGGTGCTGGATCTGGGCTCCGATGCCCGCTCGCCCCGGCAATGGGAAACCTTCGGCGAAGACCCCTACCTAATTTCCGAGCTGGGCGTGCAGATGGTGCGCGGCTACGAAGGCGACCCGAACAATATCGGCGACCCGACCAAAGTTGCCTCCAGCATCAAGCACTTTCTGGGCTACCAGGTGCCGCAGTCGGGCAAGGACCGCACCAACGCCTACATCTCCGACGAGGCGCTGTATGAGTACCACGTGCCGCCGTTCCGGGCCGCCGTGGCCGCCGGCGCCCACACCATCATGATCAACTCGGGCCTCATCAACGGGGTGCCCATGCACGCCAACTACGCCCTGCTCACCAAGCTGCTGAAGCAGGATCTGGGCTTCAAGGGACTGGCCGTGACCGACTGGCAGGACATCGAGAACCTCTACACCCGTGACCATTTCGCCAAAGACCAGAAGGACGCCATCCGGCTAGCCATCAACGCCGGCATTGATATGTCGATGGTACCCTACCAGTACGAGCAGTTCTGCGACAACCTGGTGGCGCTGGTGAAGGAAGGCCAGGTGAAGCAGGAGCGCATTGATGATGCCGTACGCCGGGTGCTGCGCGTGAAATACGCCCTCAACCTGTTTCAGCAGCCCAACACCAACCGCCAGGATTACCCGCTGTTCGGTAGCAAGGAGCACGAGCAGGCCAGCTACCAGATGGCCGCCGAAGCCATTACGCTGCTCAAGAACACCGACAACATTCTGCCCCTGAAGAAAACCAGCAAGGTGCTGCTGGCCGGCCCCAACGCCAACTCCATGCGCACCCTGAACGGCGCCTGGACCTACTCCTGGCAGGGCGAGAAAACCGAGGAATTTGCCCAGCAGTACAACACCATTCTGGAGGCGGTGCAGAAGGAAATCGGGGCCCAGAACGTGCAGCACGTGCCCGGCGTGAGCTACAAGATGGACGGCAAGTACTACGAGGAGTACGCCGACAAGCTGGACGAAGCCGTGGCCGCCGCCCGCAACGTGGACGTGGTGCTGCTCTGCCTCGGCGAAAACTCCTACGTGGAAAAGCCCGGCGACCTGAACGACCTCTACCTCTCCGACCTGCAGACCCAGCTGGCCCAGCGCCTGCTGGCCACCGGCAAGCCCGTGGTGCTGGTGCTCAACGAAGGCCGCCCGCGCGTCATCAGCCGCATCGAGCCCGGCATGAAGGCCGTGGTGCAGACCTACCTACCCGGCAACTTCGGCGGCGACGCCCTGGCCGACATCCTGTTCGGCGACGTGAACCCCTCCGGCAAGCTGCCCTACACCTACCCGCGCTACCCCAACGCCCTCATTTCCTACATCCACAAGTACGCTGAGGAGCAGAGCAAGGCCGAAGGCGCCTACAACTACGAGGCCGATTACAACCCGCAGTACAAGTTCGGCGACGGCCTGAGCTACACCACCTTCCGCTACGCCAATCTCACCGTCGACAAGGCCTCGCTGCCCAAAACTGGCCAGCTTACGGTATCGGTTCAGGTGACCAACAGCGGCGCCCGCGCCGGCCAGGAAGCCGTGCACCTCTACTCCTCCGACCTCTACGCCAGCCTGGTAGCGCCCGACATGCGCCGACTGCGCCGCTTCGAGAAAGTGAACCTCAAGCCCGGCGAAACCCGCACCGTCACGTTCACGCTGCCCGTTTCGGAGCTGAGCTACGCCGGCCCCGACGGCAAGCCGGTGCTGGAAGCCGGTGAGTTTGAGCTGCGCATCGCCGACCAGACCACCAAGTTCATGGTAACCGAATAG
- a CDS encoding alpha/beta hydrolase — translation MPSPQHLLLKQFLAAATGPLARQRPRLTTMRLATEAAALFQFVPWNVFLEETDVDGMAAEWLRPAGAPAGRVLLYLHGGGYVLGSLNTHRSLVGVLARSCQLNTLVINYRKAPEYPFPAALDDARLAYDWLLAEGYAAHNIMVAGDSAGGGLALALLLHLRDAGQPLPAAAIGLSPWTDLVLPTATLRQVCREESQLLEALEIRGWGGMYAHETPLAHPLLSPVRAQLHDLPPLLIQISDAEVLHDDVLHFTQKARAVGVPVTLQVFGGLVHWWHLFWRFVPEARLALAQVGDFARGVWAAQEAAQAVAERASQKARSATPYRPRPQV, via the coding sequence ATGCCTTCTCCTCAGCACCTGCTGCTCAAGCAGTTTCTGGCGGCTGCCACCGGCCCGCTTGCCCGGCAGCGCCCCCGCCTCACTACCATGCGGCTGGCCACCGAGGCGGCCGCCCTGTTTCAGTTTGTGCCCTGGAACGTGTTTCTGGAAGAAACCGACGTGGACGGCATGGCCGCTGAATGGCTGCGGCCGGCCGGCGCGCCCGCCGGGCGGGTGCTGCTGTATCTGCACGGCGGCGGCTACGTGCTGGGTTCCCTGAATACGCACCGCTCCCTGGTGGGCGTGCTGGCCCGCAGCTGCCAGCTCAACACGCTAGTTATCAACTACCGCAAAGCGCCCGAGTATCCGTTTCCGGCCGCCCTCGACGATGCCCGGCTGGCCTATGACTGGCTGCTGGCCGAAGGCTACGCCGCGCACAACATCATGGTAGCCGGCGACTCGGCCGGGGGCGGACTGGCTCTGGCGCTGCTGCTACACCTGCGCGACGCCGGCCAGCCGCTGCCCGCCGCCGCCATCGGCCTCTCGCCCTGGACCGACCTGGTGCTGCCCACCGCCACGCTCCGGCAGGTGTGCCGCGAGGAAAGCCAGCTGCTCGAGGCCCTCGAAATCCGGGGGTGGGGCGGCATGTACGCCCACGAGACGCCGCTGGCCCACCCGCTGCTCTCGCCGGTGCGCGCCCAACTGCACGATCTGCCGCCACTCCTGATTCAGATTTCCGACGCCGAAGTGCTGCACGACGACGTGCTGCATTTCACGCAGAAGGCTCGGGCCGTGGGCGTACCTGTCACGCTGCAGGTGTTTGGGGGGCTGGTGCACTGGTGGCATTTGTTCTGGCGCTTCGTGCCGGAAGCGCGGCTGGCGCTGGCGCAGGTTGGGGACTTCGCGCGGGGTGTGTGGGCGGCTCAGGAGGCAGCGCAGGCAGTAGCTGAGCGCGCCAGCCAGAAAGCCCGCTCAGCTACGCCGTACCGCCCACGGCCGCAGGTGTAG
- a CDS encoding phasin family protein gives MEDLFKKFVNAGVGFVSLTTDRVQKTIDTLVKESKLSEKEGAKIMDELKKNGETKRKELEKQVQGLAAKMMKTVGVAPNAEVEELKRTVKGSSKSTSASGGGGVKNGATKPAAKAPVSKTAAAAKGAVASATSKAASTVKKAADKTSAAASKTQKSAAGSAGAAKKEENKAAGAASSSSQANS, from the coding sequence ATGGAAGATCTATTTAAGAAGTTCGTTAACGCCGGCGTAGGCTTTGTTTCGCTCACCACCGACCGGGTGCAGAAAACCATCGACACGCTGGTGAAAGAGAGCAAGCTGTCGGAGAAGGAAGGGGCCAAGATCATGGACGAGCTGAAGAAAAACGGCGAAACCAAGCGCAAGGAGCTGGAGAAGCAGGTGCAGGGCTTGGCCGCAAAAATGATGAAGACGGTAGGCGTAGCGCCCAACGCAGAGGTAGAGGAACTGAAGCGTACCGTGAAAGGCAGCTCAAAATCTACTTCAGCTTCTGGGGGAGGTGGCGTCAAGAACGGGGCTACTAAGCCTGCTGCCAAAGCTCCGGTCAGCAAAACGGCTGCGGCCGCCAAAGGGGCTGTAGCCAGCGCCACCAGCAAAGCCGCTTCCACGGTGAAGAAGGCTGCTGACAAAACCAGCGCTGCTGCCAGCAAAACGCAGAAATCGGCTGCCGGCTCGGCTGGTGCCGCTAAGAAAGAAGAAAACAAAGCAGCCGGCGCGGCTTCGTCGTCGTCGCAGGCTAACTCCTAA
- a CDS encoding lysophospholipid acyltransferase family protein, with product MPTLEARRHPALLFRFILSARPFRFPMPTATTPAALPQPPPAIQANQHIYSDYFEEDFVQTLDNNILQLLDAVWFRSELVGFENFPERNDPDVPLIFASNHSGMAFPWDAIVALAHMWRTLPGQRGLPRPLSAPLLSQSTLMNPFQVKEFWKKCGCVDATTLNFETMMYYQDHNLMLYPEGVPGIGKGFNKKYELQRLASSMVRHSITHRTDVVPFYTINGEYLNPYAYSWPWLNNLSKKIGIPFIPLGPIVLLVLLQPWSFYMAFPAKLTFVLGSRIRPYEMLDKDPADMTREDYTALSEKVRLLMQAELDAAVAKHGQQPYRWRELWQRMKANWRCFPFFLPVAWPALFQEFERLYVREGRRDFKMQLDKPGAWLRMVWRNPFTLSFFIPILGWIPIAIRGYRGHRIGEKP from the coding sequence ATGCCTACATTAGAAGCCCGCCGCCACCCGGCGCTGCTATTCCGGTTTATCCTCTCCGCCCGCCCATTCCGCTTCCCGATGCCCACGGCTACCACGCCTGCCGCGCTGCCCCAGCCGCCTCCCGCCATCCAAGCCAACCAGCACATCTACTCCGATTATTTCGAGGAAGACTTCGTGCAAACCCTCGACAACAACATCCTGCAGCTGCTGGATGCCGTCTGGTTTCGCTCGGAGCTGGTAGGATTCGAAAACTTCCCGGAGCGCAACGACCCGGATGTGCCCCTGATCTTCGCCTCCAACCACTCGGGCATGGCTTTTCCTTGGGATGCCATTGTGGCCCTGGCACACATGTGGCGCACGCTGCCGGGTCAGCGCGGGCTGCCCCGGCCGCTGTCGGCGCCGCTGCTCTCGCAGTCCACGCTCATGAACCCGTTTCAGGTGAAGGAATTCTGGAAGAAGTGCGGCTGCGTGGATGCCACCACGCTCAACTTCGAGACGATGATGTACTACCAGGACCACAACCTGATGTTGTACCCGGAGGGCGTGCCGGGCATCGGGAAGGGGTTCAACAAAAAGTACGAGTTGCAGCGCTTGGCTTCCAGCATGGTGCGCCACAGCATCACACACCGCACCGACGTAGTGCCGTTCTACACCATCAACGGCGAATACCTCAACCCCTACGCCTACAGCTGGCCCTGGCTCAACAACCTGAGCAAGAAAATCGGGATTCCGTTTATTCCGCTGGGGCCCATTGTGCTGCTGGTGCTGCTGCAGCCGTGGTCGTTCTACATGGCCTTTCCGGCCAAGCTTACGTTTGTGCTGGGCTCGCGCATCCGGCCCTACGAGATGCTCGACAAGGACCCCGCCGACATGACGCGCGAAGACTACACGGCCCTCTCGGAAAAGGTGCGGCTGCTGATGCAGGCCGAGCTGGACGCCGCCGTGGCCAAGCACGGGCAGCAGCCCTACCGCTGGCGCGAGCTGTGGCAGCGCATGAAGGCCAACTGGCGCTGCTTCCCGTTTTTCCTGCCCGTGGCCTGGCCGGCGCTGTTTCAGGAGTTCGAGCGCCTGTACGTGCGCGAAGGGCGCCGCGACTTCAAGATGCAGCTCGACAAGCCGGGTGCCTGGCTCCGGATGGTGTGGCGCAACCCCTTCACCCTGTCCTTTTTCATCCCGATTCTGGGCTGGATTCCGATTGCCATCCGCGGCTACCGCGGCCACCGCATCGGCGAAAAGCCGTAA
- a CDS encoding ABC1 kinase family protein: MFKQTISNLTRIRQVAEVLIRYGFEDVVTSTPLRRLVTRSRRLSWQEGEQAVFETTRWQRIRMIIEELGPTFIKLAQAMSNRADLLPQPLIDEFEKLQSNVPPFDVQVAKAIIEREMGQPLEEVFAEFDDVPLGSASIGQVHRARLLTGEEVVVKVQRPGVPEKVRSDLALLNELVRLTAGFLRKQGLSNPQDVVDAFERSMTKELDYTSEARSMEQFRSLYENYETFYIPKPYRELSTARILVIEFVSGCKITDKPQLLAWDLSPEKVAETGMDIYLTQIFEFGIFHADPHPGNVLVRPDGTLVLIDFGMVGKLSKQQKYAFAGVFIGMARQDPRGMALSFRRLALTSDIPDMRAFEASLGELIEDFASLDVKDMSMSDLADALQNVIYNYKLQVPGAVFLILRALVILEGIGKVLHPRFNTFEFVRPYGARIVAEQYSTENILSEAEYTGTQLLALIQTLPADIRQIVRKISRGDLRVRIELSGYQLLLHKADQLVSRGILAAVSVALILFAGLSLLGRYPAGQMPYYRGLPVVTWYSLGLAAFLLLILFILGTKKERRTE, from the coding sequence ATGTTCAAGCAAACGATATCCAACCTGACCCGCATCCGGCAAGTGGCGGAGGTGCTGATCCGCTACGGCTTTGAAGACGTGGTGACGAGCACGCCGCTGCGGCGCCTGGTGACGCGGAGCCGGCGCCTTTCGTGGCAGGAGGGCGAGCAGGCCGTGTTTGAAACCACGCGCTGGCAGCGGATCCGGATGATTATCGAGGAGCTGGGGCCTACGTTCATCAAGCTGGCGCAGGCCATGAGCAACCGCGCCGACCTGCTGCCGCAGCCGCTGATCGATGAGTTTGAGAAGCTGCAGAGCAACGTGCCGCCCTTCGACGTGCAGGTGGCCAAGGCCATCATCGAGCGGGAAATGGGGCAGCCGCTGGAGGAGGTATTTGCTGAGTTCGACGACGTGCCGCTGGGCTCGGCCAGTATCGGGCAGGTGCACCGGGCGCGGCTGCTCACGGGCGAGGAAGTGGTGGTGAAGGTGCAGCGCCCCGGCGTGCCGGAAAAGGTGCGCTCCGATCTGGCTTTGCTCAACGAGCTGGTGCGCCTGACGGCCGGTTTCCTGCGCAAGCAGGGCTTGAGCAACCCCCAGGACGTTGTGGACGCCTTCGAGCGGAGTATGACCAAGGAGCTGGACTATACCTCCGAGGCCCGCAGCATGGAGCAGTTCCGCTCGCTCTACGAGAACTACGAAACCTTCTACATTCCGAAGCCCTACCGCGAGCTGAGCACGGCCCGGATTCTGGTGATTGAGTTTGTGAGCGGCTGCAAAATCACGGACAAGCCGCAGCTGCTAGCCTGGGACCTGAGCCCGGAGAAAGTGGCCGAAACCGGCATGGATATCTACCTGACGCAGATATTCGAGTTCGGCATCTTCCACGCTGATCCGCACCCCGGCAACGTGCTGGTGCGTCCCGATGGCACGCTGGTGCTCATCGACTTTGGGATGGTGGGCAAGCTCAGCAAGCAGCAGAAATACGCCTTTGCGGGCGTGTTCATTGGCATGGCGCGGCAGGACCCGCGCGGCATGGCCCTGAGCTTCCGGCGGCTGGCGCTTACGTCGGATATTCCGGATATGCGGGCGTTTGAGGCGTCGCTGGGCGAGCTGATTGAGGATTTTGCTTCGCTCGACGTCAAGGACATGAGCATGTCGGACCTGGCCGACGCGCTGCAGAACGTCATCTACAATTATAAGCTGCAAGTGCCGGGCGCCGTGTTCCTGATTCTGCGGGCCCTCGTGATTCTGGAGGGCATCGGCAAGGTGCTGCACCCGCGCTTCAATACGTTCGAGTTTGTGCGGCCCTACGGCGCGCGCATCGTGGCCGAGCAGTATTCCACCGAGAACATCCTCAGCGAAGCCGAATACACCGGCACCCAGCTGCTGGCCCTCATCCAGACGCTGCCGGCCGATATCCGGCAGATTGTGCGCAAAATCTCACGCGGCGACCTGCGCGTGCGCATCGAGCTGAGTGGCTACCAGCTGCTGCTGCACAAAGCCGACCAGCTGGTGAGCCGCGGCATTCTGGCGGCTGTGTCGGTGGCGCTGATCCTGTTTGCGGGCCTGAGCTTGCTGGGCCGCTACCCCGCCGGCCAGATGCCCTACTACCGCGGCCTGCCCGTCGTGACGTGGTACAGCCTGGGGCTGGCGGCGTTTCTGCTGCTGATTCTGTTTATTCTGGGCACCAAGAAGGAGCGGCGGACGGAGTAG
- a CDS encoding helix-turn-helix domain-containing protein produces MGRQRQFFRLSAAEQQELQHYLLLPGLLRRQTNRAHTLLDWHAGLSAAESAEHLAMTEGRVYALRRAYQRQGLTAYLNTQPGGGAPTKLTPAVEAALLALLSRRSADAPRRWTLRQLAAYLVAQGHTKSICPVTVGKALHRLQQLLPTAAAGLRAA; encoded by the coding sequence ATGGGCCGCCAAAGACAGTTTTTCCGGTTGTCGGCCGCCGAGCAGCAGGAGCTGCAGCACTACCTGCTGCTGCCCGGGCTGCTGCGCCGCCAGACCAACCGCGCCCACACCTTGCTCGACTGGCACGCCGGGCTGTCCGCCGCCGAATCGGCCGAGCACCTGGCCATGACTGAGGGCCGGGTGTATGCCCTGCGGCGGGCTTACCAGCGGCAGGGCCTCACGGCCTACCTCAACACCCAGCCGGGCGGTGGGGCACCCACTAAGCTCACGCCCGCCGTGGAAGCTGCGCTGCTGGCGCTGCTTTCGCGCCGCAGCGCCGACGCGCCTCGCCGCTGGACGCTGCGGCAGCTGGCCGCCTACCTCGTGGCCCAGGGCCACACCAAGTCCATTTGCCCCGTGACGGTGGGCAAGGCGCTGCACCGGCTGCAGCAGTTGCTGCCGACTGCTGCAGCCGGCTTGCGGGCTGCCTGA
- a CDS encoding reprolysin-like metallopeptidase: MKALSILLPALMLAGVLRAQPTVPARGLSAGPWRESATKLLPATLRQARALLLDEPALARLLQAAPAETQASRGVLLPLPLPDGRIDTFSVWQTPVLHPALAARYPAIRTFAGRSLTRPGVTGRFDLTPQGFHAYVRGGGQGPEFVDPVPAEPGRYAAFAAADQQPDPVWRCLTTGQLELTSTAGRTQAAPFGSQLLTYRLALACTGEYATRVCQPAAPTVPATLAAMTTAVNRVTGIYEQEIGVRLQLIVNNTVLIFLDGATDPYTNTSGSTMLTENRNTLRDLIGADNYDIGHVFSTGGGGIASLGVVCLGATTGSANIRNQKARGVTGLPNPTGDAFYVDYVAHEMGHQFGGNHTFNSETNSCGGGNRNDATAIEPGSGSTIMAYAGICGADNIQSRSDAFFHAISQDEIRTYITSGGGSTCPVSSSTGNTPPSVNAGPDYTIPRGTPFVLTGSGTDTNNDVLAYSWEQTNPDNTPTGGTPAAAATSTTAPLFRSFAPGASPSRTFPRLADILAGTNTTGEILPQVARVLRFRLTARDNRSGVSSDEALVTVLDVNPFLITNANTPFTQAPNSTFTLTWDQTGTTAAPISAGTVNILFSADGGLTFPYLLAAATPNDGSQQIVLPNLTTSTGRLRVQPIGQVFFDINNANITLAGPLPVTLTSFEATAHNGTIETRWTTAQELRNAGFEVQAQGPGETGFRTRAFVAGQGTSSTPRTYQHTLRNLAPGRWHLRLHQLDQSSAAAPEGSYTAVRTVQLQAGAAAVQVWPNPALTDRPATASIYLPAGGPAQLELYDLLGRRVLSLPLELAAGGTEVPLPLRGVPAGLYVWQLTADGHARLQGRLELLP; encoded by the coding sequence ATGAAAGCACTATCTATTCTACTTCCCGCGCTGATGCTGGCAGGGGTTTTACGAGCCCAGCCAACCGTGCCGGCACGCGGGCTAAGCGCCGGACCGTGGCGTGAAAGCGCCACCAAGCTGCTCCCGGCCACGCTGCGCCAGGCGCGGGCGTTGCTGCTCGATGAGCCGGCCCTGGCGCGCCTGTTGCAGGCAGCGCCGGCCGAAACCCAGGCCAGCCGGGGCGTACTGCTGCCGCTGCCCCTGCCCGATGGCCGGATTGACACATTCAGCGTGTGGCAGACGCCGGTGCTGCATCCGGCGCTGGCGGCGCGCTACCCAGCCATCCGCACGTTTGCGGGCCGCAGCCTGACCCGCCCGGGCGTGACCGGGCGGTTTGACCTTACGCCGCAGGGTTTCCATGCCTATGTGCGTGGGGGTGGCCAGGGGCCTGAATTCGTGGACCCCGTACCGGCCGAGCCGGGCCGCTATGCCGCCTTTGCAGCCGCCGACCAGCAGCCCGACCCGGTGTGGCGCTGCCTGACTACCGGCCAGTTGGAACTCACCTCTACGGCCGGCCGCACGCAGGCCGCGCCTTTCGGCAGCCAGCTGCTGACCTACCGCTTGGCGCTGGCCTGCACCGGCGAGTATGCCACCCGGGTGTGCCAGCCCGCCGCCCCTACCGTGCCCGCCACGCTGGCCGCCATGACGACGGCCGTAAACCGCGTAACGGGCATCTACGAGCAGGAAATAGGCGTGCGGCTGCAGCTCATTGTCAACAACACCGTCCTGATTTTTCTGGATGGCGCCACCGACCCATACACCAACACCAGCGGTTCCACCATGCTCACCGAGAACCGCAACACGCTGCGCGACCTGATCGGAGCCGACAACTACGATATCGGGCACGTGTTTAGTACGGGCGGAGGGGGCATCGCCAGTCTGGGCGTGGTGTGCCTCGGTGCCACCACCGGATCAGCAAATATCCGCAACCAGAAAGCCCGCGGCGTTACGGGGCTACCTAATCCCACCGGCGACGCCTTCTACGTAGACTACGTAGCCCACGAAATGGGGCACCAGTTTGGCGGCAACCATACCTTTAACAGTGAGACCAACAGCTGCGGCGGAGGCAACCGCAACGACGCCACCGCCATTGAGCCAGGCTCGGGCAGCACCATCATGGCCTATGCCGGCATCTGCGGCGCCGACAATATCCAGAGCCGCTCCGATGCCTTCTTCCACGCCATCAGCCAAGATGAGATTCGCACGTATATCACCTCCGGCGGCGGCAGCACGTGCCCGGTGAGCAGCAGCACCGGCAACACGCCGCCAAGCGTGAATGCGGGCCCCGACTACACTATTCCCCGGGGCACCCCATTTGTGCTGACCGGCTCGGGCACCGACACCAACAACGATGTACTGGCCTACAGCTGGGAGCAAACCAACCCCGACAATACGCCCACCGGCGGAACCCCGGCGGCCGCCGCTACCAGCACTACGGCGCCATTGTTTCGCTCGTTTGCGCCGGGAGCCAGCCCCAGCCGCACGTTTCCACGCCTGGCCGATATTCTGGCGGGCACGAATACCACGGGCGAAATTCTACCGCAGGTGGCCCGCGTGCTCCGCTTCCGCCTTACTGCGCGCGACAACCGCAGCGGCGTAAGCTCCGACGAAGCGCTGGTGACTGTGCTGGACGTCAACCCGTTTCTTATCACCAACGCCAATACGCCCTTCACGCAGGCCCCCAACAGCACTTTCACGCTCACCTGGGACCAGACCGGCACCACGGCCGCCCCTATCAGCGCGGGCACCGTCAATATCCTGTTTTCGGCCGATGGCGGGCTGACGTTTCCGTATCTGCTGGCAGCGGCCACGCCCAACGACGGCTCGCAGCAGATTGTGCTGCCCAACCTGACCACCTCCACCGGGCGCCTGCGCGTGCAGCCGATTGGCCAGGTGTTCTTCGACATCAACAACGCCAACATCACGCTGGCGGGCCCGCTGCCGGTTACGCTCACCTCGTTTGAGGCCACGGCGCACAATGGCACAATTGAAACGCGCTGGACAACGGCCCAGGAGCTCCGCAATGCCGGCTTCGAGGTGCAGGCGCAGGGGCCCGGCGAAACCGGCTTCCGCACCCGTGCATTTGTAGCAGGACAAGGCACCAGCAGCACCCCACGCACCTACCAGCACACGCTGCGCAACCTGGCCCCGGGCCGCTGGCACCTGCGCCTGCATCAGTTGGACCAAAGCTCCGCGGCCGCACCCGAAGGCAGCTATACCGCCGTCCGGACGGTGCAGCTACAGGCTGGTGCCGCGGCCGTACAGGTCTGGCCGAACCCCGCGCTAACCGACCGGCCGGCTACCGCCAGCATCTACCTGCCCGCGGGCGGCCCGGCCCAACTGGAGCTGTATGATCTGCTGGGCCGGCGCGTGCTGAGCTTGCCCCTGGAGCTGGCAGCCGGTGGTACGGAAGTGCCCCTGCCGCTGCGGGGCGTACCGGCGGGCCTGTATGTGTGGCAGCTGACGGCGGACGGGCACGCCCGGCTGCAGGGCCGGCTGGAGCTGCTACCGTAA
- a CDS encoding glycoside hydrolase family 16 protein has translation MNLRMPFPRLAAVAATAGLLLCGRAASAQTKPAKTAKSPSYSFKELIWSDEFDKPGLPDSLKWTYDVGGTGWGNKEEQFYTKARRENARVENGHLIIEARKEALNDKNAYTSARLVSRAKGGGSLTYGRVEVRAQLPAARGTWPAIWMLPDDWKYGDKSWPANGEIDIMEYVGYRPEVVQASTHSKKYYFRLNNQKTDSVRVPTATTAFHDYAMEWTPETITVFVDNKPYFTSRNEHTGWEAWPWDHPFHLLLNVAVGGEWGGLKGIDQTAFPQRMLVDYVRFYKMRQR, from the coding sequence ATGAACTTACGAATGCCTTTCCCCCGCCTGGCCGCCGTGGCTGCCACGGCAGGCCTGCTGCTTTGCGGCCGTGCCGCCAGCGCCCAGACCAAGCCCGCCAAAACTGCCAAGTCGCCTAGCTACAGCTTCAAGGAGCTGATCTGGAGCGACGAATTCGACAAACCCGGCTTGCCCGACTCGCTGAAGTGGACCTACGACGTGGGCGGCACCGGCTGGGGCAACAAAGAGGAGCAATTCTACACCAAGGCCCGCCGCGAAAATGCCCGCGTCGAAAATGGCCACCTCATCATCGAGGCCCGCAAGGAAGCCCTCAACGACAAGAACGCCTACACCTCGGCCCGACTGGTGTCGCGCGCCAAGGGCGGCGGCAGCCTCACCTACGGCCGCGTAGAGGTGCGGGCCCAGCTGCCGGCCGCTCGCGGCACCTGGCCCGCCATCTGGATGCTGCCCGACGATTGGAAGTACGGCGACAAGAGCTGGCCCGCCAACGGCGAAATCGACATCATGGAGTACGTGGGCTACCGGCCCGAAGTGGTGCAGGCGTCCACGCACAGCAAGAAGTACTACTTCCGCCTCAACAACCAGAAAACCGACTCCGTCCGCGTGCCGACGGCCACCACGGCCTTCCACGACTACGCCATGGAATGGACGCCCGAAACCATCACGGTGTTCGTCGATAACAAGCCCTACTTCACCAGCCGCAACGAGCACACCGGCTGGGAGGCCTGGCCCTGGGACCATCCGTTTCACCTGCTGCTGAACGTGGCCGTGGGCGGCGAGTGGGGCGGCCTCAAAGGCATCGACCAGACGGCCTTCCCCCAACGGATGCTTGTGGACTACGTGCGCTTCTACAAAATGCGCCAGCGCTAA